One Benincasa hispida cultivar B227 chromosome 5, ASM972705v1, whole genome shotgun sequence genomic window carries:
- the LOC120078689 gene encoding uncharacterized protein LOC120078689 isoform X1 — MGSYNYMVSQFHTSSIHAECHYRLLWRLRLSIVNQVKDMGFHPSKHVFVEAIRVLSSMSSSTWERKIEAYRKYGWSEDQTLLAFKKYPPCLVISEENIYKTMDFFVHKMRFKPEDIATNPSVMIYSLEKRIIPRCSVVQSLYSKGLLKKKLSITSIVRPAEKTFLEKYVTKFAEHVTWLLQLYAGEIKVF, encoded by the exons ATGGGGTCTTACAATTACATGGTTTCACAGTTTCATACCTCGTCAATTCATGCGGAATGCCATTACAGACTGCTCTGGAGGTTGCGTCTAAG CATTGTTAACCAAGTTAAGGATATGGGATTTCACCCTTCAAAACACGTGTTTGTTGAGGCCATTAGAGTGCTCTCTAGTATGAGTTCTTCAACCTGGGAAAGAAAAATTGAAGCTTACAGGAAGTATGGTTGGTCAGAGGATCAAACTCTTTTAGCTTTTAAAAAGTATCCTCCATGTCTGGTTATATCTGAGGAGAATATCTATAAGACTATGGACTTTTTTGTGCACAAAATGAGGTTCAAGCCAGAGGATATTGCTACAAACCCCTCTGTGATGatctatagtttggagaagagGATAATCCCTAGGTGTTCTGTTGTTCAAAGTCTTTATTCAAAAggtttattaaagaaaaaattgagcaTTACCAGTATAGTACGTCCTGCAGAAAAGACTTTCTTGGAGAAGTATGTGACCAAATTTGCTGAACATGTTACTTGGTTGTTGCAATTGTATGCTGGAGAGATCAAAGTTTTTTGA